In bacterium, the following are encoded in one genomic region:
- a CDS encoding DoxX family membrane protein: MIDEKKYTQCQLNAIVLLRVLIGWHFLYEGIAKLMKSDWSAVGFLSQSKWIFSSLFKWIAANPTVLNIVNQMNIYGLILIGLGLIMGCFTRIASYAGMLLILLYYFCNPPFAGLFYSIPMEGSYLIVNKNLVEAAGLLVVAVTGTGQYLGLDRLISKWFKK, translated from the coding sequence ATGATCGATGAAAAAAAATATACCCAGTGTCAATTGAACGCCATCGTGCTGTTGCGCGTGCTGATCGGCTGGCATTTTCTCTATGAGGGCATCGCCAAGTTGATGAAAAGCGACTGGTCGGCGGTGGGCTTTTTATCTCAGTCCAAATGGATCTTTTCCAGCCTCTTTAAATGGATCGCCGCCAACCCGACGGTGCTGAACATCGTCAACCAGATGAACATCTATGGGTTGATTCTGATCGGTCTGGGCCTGATCATGGGCTGCTTCACCCGTATCGCCAGCTACGCAGGCATGTTGCTGATACTGCTTTACTACTTTTGCAACCCGCCGTTTGCCGGGCTGTTTTATTCCATCCCCATGGAAGGCAGCTATTTGATCGTGAATAAAAACCTGGTGGAAGCGGCTGGATTGCTGGTGGTTGCCGTGACCGGCACCGGCCAGTATCTGGGGCTGGACCGGCTGATCTCTAAATGGTTTAAAAAATAG